The genomic stretch CCCGGCATTCTCCACCGCATCCACCTGTTCCGTAACTACAATAATTTTCAGAGGAATTCCGAGTCCCCGCAGGGTTTTGATCATCTCCTGCCGTTGTTCATCCCAAGAAAGCAGGATACAGATGCAGCCACTGAGCCGGGAGGCATGGTTGGATCAGGAGGAAGGAGAGTTCGGAAAGCAGACATAGGCATGCACCCGGAAGGAGGGGGAGGGTTTCCGTTACATGTATACGACACTTCTAGCCAACTTAATTTTGCTAGTCGTCGTAGTGGGTTTGAAGTTTTTTTAGCAATTCAAGACCCCGTTTTTTACTCCCATTACCTGCCATAGCTTTAAAATGGTTTTCAGCGTCAAATGCGGTTAAAGCCATTACGGTGAATTCTTCATAGAGTTTATTTATATTTGTTTTTTTCGATGCTGCCAGCTCTTTGATTCTTTTGTGAATATCATCCGGCAGTCTTACTGTGACTGTTCCCATAGTGCCTCTTTAATGAATTTCTCTCCTTCATGGCGCAGCTCCCCAAACTCCGCTACAAAACAGAGCAAATTTATAACCCAGCCACCCCCTCTTCCATCTCGCCCGCAGTCAGCACATGAAAATCCTCCTGATCACTCAGCATCGGCCCGGCATCCCCTACCGCATCCACCTGTTCCATAACCACAATAATTTTCAGAGGAATTCCAAGCCCCCGCAGGGTTTTGATCATCTCCTGCCGTTGTTCATCCCAAGAAAGCAGGATACAGATGCAGCCACTGAGCCGGGAGGCATGGTTGATCAGCAGGGCAGAGAGTTCGGAAAAGGGTCGGTCATGGCAGGGCTGGACGCAAGCCAGGATTTCCATCATGCTGTCCGTATGGGACACCCCTCGACCCGAGGAAAAACAATAGGCCTTATTGCCGACAAACATCAGGTCCAGCAGCGATTCCTGGCTCTCCACCGTGCTGACAAAGGATGCCGCCAGCGAGACCGCTTCTTCAAAGGCCCTGCTATGCGGTCGTTCCTGGAAGGTATCCATCACCAAGCCGTGCCGAACAAAGAATTCATCCTGATAATTCTTCACGATCAGCTTGCCTGTCCTGGCCCAGCTTTTCCAATGGATTCGACGCAGGGGATCACCGGATCGGTACTCCCGCAGGGAAACAAATTCATCAGAGTTACCCACGGACGAGGCCAAGGAAACCCCGCCGGGTTGATGGCGGCGCGAGCCGGGAAGATCCACCTGCGGTAAGCGATACCGTTTGGGCAGTACCAATACCCGTTGATAGCAGGGAAAGAAACGACAGGCCTTGAAGAGGCCAAAGGGATCCGGGCGGGACACCGTGATGCCGGTCAGTTCCAGATAGCCCCGATGCAAGGGCAGGGTCTCAACCCGAACCTTCTCTTTGCCATGCGGGGCAAGAGTCGGCAGGAGCTGCTCCTTCCCTTTTGCCTGCCGGTTTTTGGCAACCAGCCACATCCAGCGGTAGACCATCGTTCGCCTGTCCCAGGCATTGCGGGTGTCTTCTTCCGGTTCTCGTGCCCGGATGAATTCATCAAACGAGGGCCGGGGATCGCCGAATTGTTCGTTGAGAAGGAGCCCTTTTTGCTGCTTTGCAGAATGATTATGAACCCAGAGAGAATAGGTCAGGGGTTCGCCTGCCAGAGCAAATTTGGGGAGCCTTCGCTTGACGCTGATGCGAACTCGGAAAAAGAGGCTGAAGAGGAGGGCAACAGTGAGCAGGGGGACTGCAAGGGCGAAGACCTGATAGACCGTGCTTCTCCAGGGGTTCATCCCGAGCCCGGCAGAAATAACAAGAATTGCTAGGACCAGCAGGCCAGCCGGAGTAAAGCGTTGTTTTCGCCAACTGCTTACCCCGTCAAACAATCTGTAAGATGTATAGAAAAAATATCGCATGGTGTCGTAACGAATTACGCAGGGACCGGAATCGTTTCCACCAGTTCTTCAACAATGCCCTGGGCGGTCTGGCCGGAGAATCGAGCCTGGGGATCAAGCACGAGCCGGTGGGCAATCACCGGGACAGCGATTTCCTGAATATGATCCGGGGTGACAAAATCCTGCCCATCAAACAGGGCCAGAGCACGAGCGGTCTGCATCAAGGCAAGAGAGGCCCTGGGACTTGCTCCTAAAACAAGGCCGGGGAAAGAACGGGTGGTATGAACGAGTTGGACAATGTACTGTTTGAGCTCCTCGCTGATATGGACAGCATGTACCTGCTTTTTGACCAGCAGGATATCTTCTATGGTGGCACAGGCAGAGATGTCCTCAATGGGATGTCGCTCTGCCTGATTGGAGAGCATAGCCACTTCTTCCTCTATACTGACATAGCCGAGGCTGAACTGAAGGGCAAAACGGTCCATCTGGGCTTCAGGCAGGGGATAGGTGCCTCGTGATTCCACCGGGTTTTGGGTGGCGATAACAAAGAAGAGATCATCAAGTGGGCAATTGCCGCCGTCGATGCTCACCTGCTTTTCCGCCATTGCCTCCAGCAGGGCTGACTGGGTGCGGGGTGAGGCCCTATTGATCTCGTCCGCCAGCAGGATATTGGTGAAAATTGGCCCCTTGTGGAGGCGAAATTCCTTTTCTTTAGGATCAAAGATGGAGACACCGAGGATATCCGAGGGCAGAAGATCCGGAGTGAATTGGATGCGGGTGAAGCGGGTCTCGATGGAAAGAGCCAGGGTTTTGGCTAAGGTCGTCTTGCCAGTACCTGGATAATCTTCCAGTAGAATATGGCCTCCTCCGGCAAAACCGGCCAGCAGGAGGCGGATGGAATTTTTCTGTCCTTTCATGACTTTCCGGATATTGGCGGCAACCTTATGCAGGGTTGCTGCTGCGGTTGTGGTTTTGTTGTCCGTCATTATGCTCTGTCGTTTGTTTGTGGTGGATGTTTCAGGCTGTAGGCACCGCTTTTTGAAATCTTTTTTCCCTTGCCGGGTAATAAAAAAGTGTCCTGATTTTCGCGTCGCAGCAAAGAATAAAGTGTGTTGGGTTCAAAATGTTGAATAATTCTTCCCTCAGGGAGCATGTCGTGTTATCTTCTCTCAGGAAAGTATATATTATACACCCATCTGTTGCGATTGCCAGGCCTTAGAGGCCGATAAATACCGTATTGCTTGGAAAAGAGCATCGGGCTTTCTTTTTTCAAGAGCCACGTGCGGTGTCATCTTATCGTTAACGACTTGCAAGAACAAGAGCACCTCTCGTGAATTTTAGAGCTCAAGTGCCACGAGGTGTCTCTTCTCGCTAAAACAAAAAAATAGCAAAAGAACTCTGGACAAAAAATATCGACATGATAAAAATAAGATATTTAACATGTGTTGATGTTATTGCTTATGGCTTTCGAGAGTTGA from Candidatus Electrothrix communis encodes the following:
- a CDS encoding DUF58 domain-containing protein; this encodes MRYFFYTSYRLFDGVSSWRKQRFTPAGLLVLAILVISAGLGMNPWRSTVYQVFALAVPLLTVALLFSLFFRVRISVKRRLPKFALAGEPLTYSLWVHNHSAKQQKGLLLNEQFGDPRPSFDEFIRAREPEEDTRNAWDRRTMVYRWMWLVAKNRQAKGKEQLLPTLAPHGKEKVRVETLPLHRGYLELTGITVSRPDPFGLFKACRFFPCYQRVLVLPKRYRLPQVDLPGSRRHQPGGVSLASSVGNSDEFVSLREYRSGDPLRRIHWKSWARTGKLIVKNYQDEFFVRHGLVMDTFQERPHSRAFEEAVSLAASFVSTVESQESLLDLMFVGNKAYCFSSGRGVSHTDSMMEILACVQPCHDRPFSELSALLINHASRLSGCICILLSWDEQRQEMIKTLRGLGIPLKIIVVMEQVDAVGDAGPMLSDQEDFHVLTAGEMEEGVAGL
- a CDS encoding MoxR family ATPase is translated as MTDNKTTTAAATLHKVAANIRKVMKGQKNSIRLLLAGFAGGGHILLEDYPGTGKTTLAKTLALSIETRFTRIQFTPDLLPSDILGVSIFDPKEKEFRLHKGPIFTNILLADEINRASPRTQSALLEAMAEKQVSIDGGNCPLDDLFFVIATQNPVESRGTYPLPEAQMDRFALQFSLGYVSIEEEVAMLSNQAERHPIEDISACATIEDILLVKKQVHAVHISEELKQYIVQLVHTTRSFPGLVLGASPRASLALMQTARALALFDGQDFVTPDHIQEIAVPVIAHRLVLDPQARFSGQTAQGIVEELVETIPVPA